A region from the Streptomyces lydicus genome encodes:
- a CDS encoding glycosyltransferase codes for MHILIATAGSHGDVAPYTGLGARLHRAGHRVVMATHARSAELVRRSGLGFHPLPLDRYATSGAKDTPGQGPGRGAGLSKAEQMRLARELAPEMADAVAEACASGAEVLLFSSSLAPLGLVAAEGLQLPCAGVFLQPLEPTREFPPVIFDVPSWGPLANRALGQCAQSLLTRAFAPGVRHLQRRLGVTREALERRRATWPVHHGFSPAVVPRPADWRPGLEVAGYWWPSEVPGWAPESRLADFLRAGPPPVFVGFGSMTPGDPERLGRLLARALRLAGVRGVVQSSRAGLSVEGDDVLTVGEVPHARLFPQMAAVVHHAGAGTTAAGLRAGVPAVPVPMMLDQPFWASRLMSLGVSPGRIPFQRLTAENLAAAVGKAVREPRYRHRARQVAALLGTEDGAGRVLAAVERGAGGDRRGDQAPGR; via the coding sequence ATGCACATCCTGATCGCTACCGCGGGTTCGCACGGGGACGTCGCTCCTTACACCGGCCTGGGGGCCCGGCTGCATCGCGCCGGACACCGGGTGGTGATGGCCACCCATGCACGCTCGGCCGAGCTCGTACGCCGCAGCGGGCTGGGCTTCCACCCGCTTCCGCTCGACCGGTACGCCACGTCCGGAGCAAAGGACACACCAGGGCAGGGGCCGGGCAGGGGCGCCGGCCTCTCCAAGGCCGAACAGATGCGGCTGGCAAGGGAATTGGCGCCGGAGATGGCCGACGCGGTAGCCGAGGCCTGTGCCTCGGGTGCCGAGGTCCTGTTGTTCTCCAGCAGCCTGGCTCCCCTGGGGCTGGTGGCGGCGGAGGGGCTGCAACTGCCGTGCGCCGGGGTGTTCTTGCAGCCCCTGGAGCCCACCCGGGAGTTCCCTCCGGTCATCTTCGACGTGCCGTCGTGGGGGCCGCTCGCCAACCGGGCGCTGGGGCAGTGCGCGCAGTCGCTGCTGACCCGGGCCTTCGCTCCCGGGGTGCGCCATCTGCAGCGCCGGCTGGGCGTGACACGGGAGGCCCTGGAGCGGCGCCGGGCCACCTGGCCGGTCCACCACGGATTCAGCCCGGCAGTGGTCCCCCGGCCCGCCGACTGGCGGCCGGGGCTGGAGGTGGCGGGCTACTGGTGGCCGTCGGAAGTCCCCGGCTGGGCACCGGAATCCAGGCTGGCGGATTTCCTCCGGGCCGGTCCGCCACCGGTCTTCGTGGGCTTCGGCAGCATGACGCCCGGCGACCCGGAGCGACTGGGACGCCTCCTGGCACGCGCCTTGCGGCTCGCCGGGGTACGCGGTGTCGTCCAGTCGAGCCGGGCGGGCCTGTCGGTCGAGGGGGACGACGTCCTGACGGTGGGCGAGGTCCCGCACGCCCGGCTGTTTCCGCAGATGGCAGCCGTCGTCCACCATGCGGGGGCCGGAACCACGGCGGCCGGCCTGCGCGCGGGCGTGCCGGCGGTCCCCGTTCCCATGATGCTGGACCAGCCCTTCTGGGCGTCACGTCTGATGTCCCTCGGCGTCAGCCCCGGGAGGATCCCCTTCCAGCGGCTGACCGCAGAAAACCTCGCGGCCGCCGTGGGGAAGGCGGTGCGCGAGCCCCGATACCGTCATCGCGCCCGCCAGGTGGCGGCGTTGCTGGGCACGGAGGACGGCGCCGGCCGGGTGCTGGCGGCGGTCGAGCGCGGAGCGGGAGGAGACCGCAGGGGCGATCAAGCCCCCGGCCGCTGA
- a CDS encoding class I SAM-dependent methyltransferase: MSMRSEQIAAHRHRYQDELAHGLERFFEPRRTTCPWCTSSRLRGRLRTTDHPQHKPGTFVLDQCRSCGHVFQNPRLSADGLDFYYRDCYDGLGEATMARLARSPLAVRLYRARARALLPFGRPSQWLDVGTGHGHFCAEARKIHPGTRFHGLDWGEGVEIAARKGRISRAYRGSFVGLAGQLACQYDVVSMHHYLEHTLAPRQELAAAHTALRPGGHLLVEVPDPESASARLLGQWWGPWLQPQHLHFVPLDNLCSALAEQGFTVVATDRHEPHVPTDLTSAAVNLLKSVLPSEDLPWLPRRPGRVSRWVRGLSLSAVAPVLLVLIGLDLLLAPFTRRTRLSNAYRVIARRD; encoded by the coding sequence ATGAGTATGCGAAGCGAGCAGATCGCCGCCCACCGGCACCGGTACCAGGACGAGCTGGCGCACGGGCTGGAGCGGTTCTTCGAACCACGGCGCACCACGTGTCCTTGGTGCACCTCCTCCCGGCTGCGCGGGCGCCTGCGCACCACCGACCACCCCCAGCACAAGCCCGGGACGTTCGTACTCGACCAGTGCCGCAGTTGCGGGCACGTGTTCCAGAATCCCCGGCTGAGCGCGGACGGCCTGGATTTCTACTACCGGGACTGTTACGACGGCCTGGGCGAGGCGACGATGGCCCGGCTGGCCCGCTCGCCCCTCGCGGTGAGGCTCTACCGGGCCCGCGCCCGGGCACTGCTCCCGTTCGGCCGCCCGTCACAGTGGCTGGACGTGGGAACCGGTCACGGCCACTTCTGCGCCGAGGCCCGGAAGATCCATCCGGGCACCCGGTTCCACGGGCTCGACTGGGGCGAGGGCGTCGAGATCGCCGCACGCAAGGGCCGTATCTCCCGGGCCTACCGGGGGTCCTTCGTCGGGCTGGCCGGTCAATTGGCCTGTCAGTACGACGTGGTGAGCATGCATCACTATCTGGAACACACCCTGGCACCACGGCAGGAACTGGCCGCCGCCCACACCGCGCTCCGGCCCGGCGGTCACCTTCTGGTGGAGGTGCCCGACCCGGAATCCGCTTCCGCCCGTCTGCTCGGCCAGTGGTGGGGGCCGTGGCTCCAGCCGCAGCATTTGCACTTCGTCCCCCTGGACAACCTGTGCAGCGCACTGGCCGAGCAGGGATTCACCGTCGTGGCCACCGACCGGCACGAGCCGCATGTCCCCACCGATCTGACGTCCGCGGCGGTGAACCTGCTCAAATCCGTCCTGCCGAGCGAGGATCTGCCCTGGCTGCCCCGCAGGCCGGGGCGGGTGAGCCGCTGGGTCCGTGGGCTCTCCCTGTCGGCCGTCGCCCCCGTGCTCCTCGTCCTCATCGGGCTCGACCTCCTGCTGGCTCCCTTCACACGGCGCACCCGGCTGTCCAACGCCTACCGGGTGATCGCACGCCGCGACTGA
- a CDS encoding acyltransferase family protein, with product MHDLPGPSSPSTATAGRVVGRIGAPEPSAQGGTRAGRPRQLPSLTGLRFAAAGGVVYTHSALLINPHLARTLGPEVWVGASSVSLFFILGGYVLTHSARPTDTARAFWRRRAAKILPNHVLTWCVIMAALVCAGGTATHGSGWPANLSSLFLVNTWVPSQRFVSAGNPVSWSLAAEGFFYLLFPLLLPYVERLSRRGLLIGAGGAVAVVWACPVLYEFVLNPGGPPFPGYWSLYMLPITRLPEFVLGMMLARLSMTGVRIPRIGVLPAALGVISAIVVNSAYLPHSFLYAASTVIPLATLVHATAELDLRGRKSLLRMPVLVFLGEISYAMYLVHFMVLGLLYLSLTGHGWSNLAVVLAGLPVVLLTSWLLYAGVERPCVRRFSVPRRARPRAATA from the coding sequence GTGCACGATCTCCCCGGACCGTCGTCCCCCTCCACCGCGACGGCCGGCCGCGTCGTCGGCCGCATCGGCGCGCCGGAGCCGTCGGCGCAGGGCGGCACACGAGCGGGCCGGCCCCGGCAGTTGCCTTCTCTGACCGGTCTGCGGTTCGCCGCTGCGGGCGGCGTCGTCTACACCCACAGCGCGCTGCTGATCAACCCTCACCTGGCCCGGACCCTGGGGCCCGAGGTATGGGTCGGGGCGAGTTCGGTTTCGCTCTTCTTCATTCTCGGCGGCTATGTGCTGACGCATTCCGCCCGCCCGACCGACACCGCACGTGCCTTCTGGCGGCGCCGGGCCGCCAAGATTCTGCCCAATCACGTACTGACCTGGTGCGTGATCATGGCCGCGCTGGTCTGTGCCGGAGGGACGGCAACGCACGGTTCCGGATGGCCGGCGAACCTGTCCAGCCTCTTTCTGGTGAACACCTGGGTTCCCAGCCAGCGCTTTGTCTCCGCGGGTAATCCGGTTTCCTGGTCACTGGCCGCCGAAGGGTTTTTCTACCTTCTCTTCCCCCTGCTGCTGCCGTATGTCGAGCGGCTGTCACGCCGTGGACTGCTGATCGGGGCGGGTGGGGCGGTCGCGGTCGTCTGGGCCTGCCCGGTGCTCTACGAGTTCGTCCTCAACCCGGGCGGACCGCCCTTTCCCGGATACTGGTCCTTGTACATGCTGCCGATCACGCGGCTGCCCGAATTCGTCCTCGGCATGATGCTGGCCCGTCTCTCCATGACGGGAGTGCGGATTCCGCGCATCGGTGTTCTCCCGGCCGCTCTGGGCGTCATCAGCGCGATCGTGGTGAACTCCGCGTATCTCCCGCACAGCTTCCTGTACGCGGCCTCGACCGTGATCCCGCTCGCCACGCTCGTGCACGCGACCGCCGAGCTGGACCTGCGCGGCAGAAAGTCGCTGCTGCGCATGCCTGTCCTGGTGTTCCTCGGTGAGATCTCCTACGCCATGTATCTCGTCCACTTCATGGTGCTGGGGTTGCTGTACCTGTCGTTGACGGGTCATGGATGGAGCAACCTCGCCGTGGTCCTGGCCGGCCTGCCCGTCGTGCTGCTGACCTCGTGGCTGCTGTATGCGGGGGTGGAACGGCCGTGCGTACGGCGCTTCTCCGTGCCCCGCCGTGCCCGCCCCCGTGCCGCCACCGCGTAG
- a CDS encoding S1 family peptidase has translation MKHTSASESRTVLGSAGTVVLIAAALTLQCAQAAPAKVPEPPSATAAAQRARTISSALGTSAAGFYYDAPRNTLIVNVTTTAAVAKVHGAGAEAKIVKHSLTSLNAARATLKQKATIPGTSWAMDPRTNQVVVVADRTVKGDRLAQLTKVTASLGDRVVLRQSAGTLRPLIAGGNALWGSGARCSLGFNVIRDGRPYFLTAGHCANAVRDWSASQGGPMIAVTEAGSFPGDDFGIAKYTDAGIAHPSRVDLYNGSLQPIAKVGDAIVGERVRRSGSSTHVRTGDVTAVEVTANYQEGPVDDLVQAGICAESGDSGGSLFDGDTALGLTSGGRGNCLLGGESFYQPVREALEKTGSHLG, from the coding sequence TTGAAGCACACCAGCGCATCTGAGTCCCGCACCGTCCTCGGCAGTGCGGGAACCGTGGTTCTGATCGCCGCCGCACTCACCCTGCAGTGCGCCCAGGCCGCCCCTGCCAAGGTCCCTGAGCCCCCGTCAGCCACTGCGGCGGCGCAGCGTGCCAGGACCATCAGCTCCGCCCTCGGAACCAGCGCGGCGGGCTTTTACTATGACGCGCCGCGCAACACACTCATCGTCAATGTGACCACCACGGCCGCCGTGGCCAAGGTCCACGGCGCCGGTGCCGAGGCCAAGATCGTCAAGCACTCCCTCACCTCGCTGAACGCGGCCCGTGCGACCCTCAAGCAGAAGGCCACCATCCCCGGGACGTCCTGGGCGATGGACCCACGGACCAACCAGGTGGTCGTCGTCGCCGACCGTACGGTCAAGGGCGACCGCCTGGCGCAGCTGACGAAGGTCACGGCCTCGCTCGGCGACCGGGTCGTCCTCCGGCAGTCGGCGGGCACGCTCCGGCCGCTGATCGCCGGCGGCAACGCCCTCTGGGGCAGCGGCGCACGCTGCTCGCTCGGCTTCAACGTCATCAGGGACGGCCGGCCGTACTTCCTGACCGCCGGCCACTGCGCCAACGCGGTGCGCGACTGGTCCGCCTCACAAGGAGGTCCGATGATCGCGGTGACGGAGGCCGGCTCCTTCCCCGGCGACGACTTCGGGATCGCCAAGTACACCGACGCCGGTATCGCCCACCCCAGCCGGGTGGACCTCTACAACGGCAGCCTGCAGCCGATCGCCAAGGTGGGCGATGCCATCGTGGGCGAGCGGGTGCGGCGCAGCGGCAGCAGCACGCATGTCCGGACCGGGGACGTCACCGCCGTCGAGGTGACGGCCAACTACCAGGAAGGGCCCGTCGACGATCTGGTCCAGGCCGGGATCTGCGCGGAATCCGGGGACAGCGGCGGCTCGCTCTTCGACGGAGACACCGCGCTGGGCCTGACCTCGGGCGGCAGGGGCAACTGCCTCCTGGGCGGCGAGTCCTTCTACCAGCCCGTACGCGAGGCCCTGGAGAAGACCGGATCGCACCTCGGCTGA
- a CDS encoding aminoglycoside phosphotransferase family protein, with amino-acid sequence MTSQLPFGDGLRAELGTPAGHRRLDSSPRSRVWRVALNGTPVVVKQIVGAPDAAQRYAREVTALRLASRAEPALVPGLLGTDDEERVLVLEHLEPRRPSREWIVDYATALARLHATGAPEDAGLLPAWSGPAQDDIGSFLHLAEALDVTVPSGAPAELDALVDRLGREPGHALLHGDPCPGNDLHTARGVRFIDFEQATLGNGIVELAYLHIGFPTCWCSTAAAAPLMDRAETAYRTAWTTATGTEPQGDLTDACAGWLLRGDALVQRAHRGTVDHLARIPDHDWKWGTATARQRLAHRLGVVARMTAERPDLRGLHRLCSDLRRSMLERWPRLKPLPSRRP; translated from the coding sequence ATGACATCGCAACTGCCGTTCGGAGACGGATTACGGGCAGAGCTGGGGACACCCGCGGGACACCGCAGGCTGGACAGCAGCCCGCGCTCGCGCGTCTGGCGGGTCGCGCTGAACGGGACACCGGTGGTCGTCAAACAGATCGTCGGCGCCCCCGACGCCGCTCAGCGGTATGCACGCGAGGTGACGGCCCTGCGGCTCGCCTCCCGGGCCGAACCGGCCCTCGTGCCGGGCCTGCTGGGCACCGACGACGAGGAACGCGTACTGGTTCTGGAGCACCTCGAACCCCGCCGGCCGTCCCGTGAATGGATCGTCGACTACGCCACCGCACTCGCCCGGCTGCACGCCACCGGCGCCCCCGAGGACGCCGGACTCCTGCCGGCCTGGTCCGGCCCGGCACAGGACGACATCGGTTCCTTCCTCCACCTCGCCGAGGCGCTGGACGTGACCGTGCCGTCCGGCGCACCCGCCGAACTCGACGCACTCGTGGACCGGCTCGGCCGGGAGCCGGGGCACGCCCTGCTCCACGGAGACCCGTGCCCCGGAAATGACCTGCACACCGCGCGGGGCGTCCGGTTCATCGACTTCGAACAGGCCACGCTCGGCAACGGGATCGTGGAACTCGCCTACCTGCACATCGGTTTTCCCACCTGCTGGTGCTCCACCGCGGCAGCCGCACCGCTCATGGACCGCGCCGAGACGGCCTACCGCACCGCATGGACCACCGCGACCGGCACCGAGCCCCAGGGCGATCTGACCGACGCCTGTGCCGGCTGGCTGCTGCGCGGCGACGCCCTGGTGCAGCGGGCGCACCGCGGCACCGTCGACCACCTGGCCCGCATCCCGGACCACGACTGGAAGTGGGGCACCGCCACTGCCCGGCAACGGCTGGCCCACCGGCTCGGAGTCGTCGCACGGATGACGGCCGAGCGGCCCGACCTGCGCGGTCTGCACCGGCTCTGTTCGGACCTGCGCCGAAGCATGCTGGAGCGGTGGCCGAGGCTCAAGCCGCTGCCTTCGCGGCGTCCGTAG